Proteins from a genomic interval of Rhodopseudomonas julia:
- a CDS encoding RidA family protein encodes MSRRNISSASPFEPVIGFSRAVRIGNRVLIGGTAPIGEDGKAFAVGDPAAQTRRSIEIARIALEAAGASLADVVRTRIFLTRRMDWEEVGRAHGEAFGEIRPASTMVVTAGLIDPDWLVEIEFEAEISE; translated from the coding sequence GTGAGCCGCAGGAACATCTCTTCTGCGAGCCCGTTCGAGCCGGTCATCGGTTTTTCGCGGGCGGTGCGGATCGGCAACCGCGTTCTGATCGGCGGTACGGCGCCGATCGGCGAGGACGGCAAGGCGTTCGCCGTCGGCGATCCGGCGGCGCAGACGCGACGTTCGATCGAGATCGCCAGGATCGCGCTCGAAGCGGCGGGGGCGAGCCTTGCCGATGTGGTGCGCACGCGCATCTTTCTGACCCGCCGCATGGATTGGGAAGAGGTCGGGCGCGCGCATGGCGAGGCGTTCGGCGAGATCAGGCCGGCTTCCACGATGGTGGTGACCGCGGGTCTCATCGATCCCGACTGGCTCGTCGAGATCGAGTTCGAAGCGGAAATCTCCGAGTAA
- the recO gene encoding DNA repair protein RecO: MEWSEHGIVLSTRRHGEADIILEVMTETRGRHLGLVKGGRSRRQRPILQPGNTLSLTWRARLDAHLGNFRAEPITERAAAIMADRTASYGMQLLSAHFRLLPERDPHPALHAALRTLLDGALSADAERAGFAAGMVHFEIMLLEELGVGLDLTACAATGTTEQLIYVSPKSGRAVSEEAGAPYRDRLLPLPAFLRAGGDETPPDEEDLAAGFAITGLFLERHVLAPRGLGLPEMRQAFIRTALARP, translated from the coding sequence ATGGAATGGTCGGAGCACGGTATCGTCCTGTCCACGCGCCGGCATGGCGAGGCGGACATCATCCTGGAGGTGATGACGGAAACGCGCGGCCGTCATCTCGGCCTCGTCAAGGGTGGGCGTTCACGCCGCCAGCGGCCGATCCTGCAGCCGGGCAATACCCTGTCGCTCACCTGGCGGGCGAGGCTCGACGCGCATCTCGGCAATTTCCGCGCCGAACCGATCACCGAACGCGCCGCGGCCATCATGGCCGACCGGACCGCCTCCTACGGCATGCAGCTCCTCTCGGCGCATTTCAGGCTCCTGCCGGAGCGCGACCCGCATCCGGCCCTGCATGCCGCACTCAGGACGCTCCTCGACGGGGCGCTCAGTGCCGATGCCGAGCGCGCGGGCTTTGCCGCGGGGATGGTGCATTTCGAGATCATGCTTCTGGAGGAGCTCGGCGTCGGGCTCGATCTCACCGCCTGTGCCGCGACCGGCACGACGGAGCAGCTCATCTATGTGTCGCCGAAATCCGGCCGCGCGGTGAGCGAAGAGGCGGGCGCGCCTTACCGGGACCGATTGCTGCCTTTGCCGGCGTTTCTGCGCGCAGGCGGCGACGAGACGCCGCCCGACGAGGAAGATCTGGCGGCGGGCTTTGCCATTACCGGGCTGTTCCTCGAGCGGCATGTGCTGGCGCCCAGAGGCCTCGGCCTGCCCGAGATGCGTCAGGCCTTTATCCGCACGGCTCTGGCTCGACCCTGA
- the rnc gene encoding ribonuclease III yields the protein MSGKASLGDLEERIGHHFTRPDLLKRALTHASAIGDERRGDPLNTYERLEFLGDRVLGLVIADLLIEEYPQAPEGELSRRLARLVNRDTCAEVAEEMHLAEHYRVGESLARATERTARSILADTCESVIGAVFRDAGLDAAKVIIHRFWIKRLRTMQGPLRDAKTELQEWAHRNGHGTPRYQESGRRGPDHAPEFSVKVLIEGAEGAEGQGPSKREAEHAAASAILRREGVWL from the coding sequence ATGAGCGGCAAGGCTTCGCTCGGCGATCTTGAAGAGCGGATCGGCCATCATTTCACCCGCCCGGACCTTCTGAAGCGCGCGCTGACGCATGCGAGCGCCATCGGGGACGAGCGGCGCGGCGATCCGCTGAACACCTATGAGCGGCTGGAATTCCTGGGCGACCGGGTGCTCGGCCTCGTGATCGCCGATCTGTTGATCGAGGAATATCCGCAGGCGCCGGAGGGTGAATTGTCCCGCCGGCTCGCACGGCTCGTCAATCGCGACACCTGTGCGGAAGTGGCGGAGGAGATGCATCTCGCCGAGCATTACCGCGTCGGCGAGAGCCTGGCGCGGGCGACGGAGCGGACGGCGCGGTCGATCCTCGCCGACACATGTGAATCGGTGATCGGCGCGGTCTTCCGCGATGCCGGCCTGGATGCGGCCAAAGTCATCATCCATCGGTTCTGGATCAAGCGGCTGCGGACGATGCAGGGCCCGCTGCGCGACGCCAAGACCGAGCTGCAGGAATGGGCGCATCGCAACGGCCACGGCACGCCGCGCTATCAGGAGAGTGGACGCAGAGGTCCGGACCATGCGCCGGAATTCTCCGTCAAAGTGTTGATTGAAGGCGCCGAAGGGGCGGAGGGCCAAGGCCCGTCGAAGCGAGAAGCCGAACATGCGGCCGCTTCCGCCATTCTGCGTCGTGAGGGGGTATGGCTGTGA
- a CDS encoding DUF6455 family protein, protein MALKKRYLEHLNRMRRMMAIYGLGPSDVTNMLGDHETRNALGRCITCDSVCPCEAYLADGENTDAPAFCPNLQLIEALAAQMDGDPRQARSESADLSAWHSIDQRGVRFGASA, encoded by the coding sequence ATGGCACTCAAGAAGCGCTACCTCGAACACCTGAACCGGATGCGTCGAATGATGGCGATCTACGGTTTGGGCCCGAGCGATGTCACGAACATGCTCGGCGACCACGAGACGCGCAACGCCCTCGGCCGCTGCATCACCTGCGACTCCGTATGCCCTTGCGAGGCATACCTTGCAGACGGTGAGAATACGGACGCGCCAGCTTTTTGCCCGAACCTGCAACTTATCGAGGCACTCGCCGCCCAGATGGACGGTGATCCGAGACAGGCCCGGTCCGAAAGCGCCGATCTGAGTGCCTGGCATTCAATAGATCAGCGCGGCGTCCGCTTCGGCGCCTCTGCCTGA
- a CDS encoding MFS transporter — protein MPAHRLIPLIIAVALFMENMDATMISTSLPQIAADIGTTPIALKLALTVYLLSLAIFIPVSGWAADRFGARRVFTSAIVVFMIGSLACAASNSLMNFVGARFLQGLGGAMMTPVGRLVIMRTVEKRDFVNAMAWFSIPALLGPISGPPLGGFITTYFSWHWIFLINIPIGILGIFFALRFVPELKSEETRPLDALGVVLMGLASSGLVFGFSVASLGVLPAFAWQAMIVIGGASALAYLRHARRVAYPVVDLSLIRVPSFGLSLGGATLFRIGVGAMPFLLPLMLQMGFGLSPFHSGLITFTGAAGALFMKFLAQPILRRLGFRVVLVANTLIGAGFLGVIGFFTEETPALVMMGLLLAGGFARSLQFTSLNALAFADIDHERMSHATSLWATAQQISLATGVAVGGTLLEISMLSHGGGIAVGDFHFAFYGVALVSALSMLFFLRLPDDAGSEMSGHLASPAAGSGGGLSKL, from the coding sequence ATGCCCGCCCACCGTCTCATCCCGCTCATCATCGCGGTCGCGCTCTTCATGGAAAACATGGACGCGACGATGATTTCCACGTCGCTGCCGCAGATCGCGGCCGATATCGGCACCACGCCGATCGCGCTCAAGCTCGCCTTGACGGTCTATCTTCTGTCGCTCGCGATCTTCATCCCGGTCTCCGGCTGGGCGGCAGACCGTTTCGGCGCGCGCCGGGTTTTCACCTCGGCGATCGTCGTTTTCATGATCGGCTCGCTCGCCTGCGCCGCGTCCAATTCGCTCATGAACTTCGTCGGCGCGCGCTTTCTGCAGGGGCTGGGCGGCGCCATGATGACGCCGGTCGGCCGCCTCGTGATCATGCGCACGGTCGAAAAGCGCGATTTCGTCAATGCCATGGCGTGGTTTTCCATTCCCGCTCTGCTCGGACCGATCTCCGGTCCGCCGCTCGGCGGCTTCATCACCACCTATTTCTCCTGGCACTGGATCTTTCTGATCAACATTCCGATCGGCATTCTCGGCATCTTCTTCGCGCTCCGCTTCGTGCCGGAATTGAAATCGGAGGAGACGCGCCCGCTTGATGCGCTCGGCGTCGTGTTGATGGGGCTCGCCAGTTCAGGCCTCGTCTTCGGCTTTTCAGTCGCAAGTCTCGGCGTGCTGCCCGCGTTCGCCTGGCAGGCGATGATCGTCATCGGCGGCGCTTCCGCTCTCGCCTATCTCCGCCACGCACGGCGTGTCGCCTATCCCGTGGTCGACCTCTCCCTCATCCGCGTGCCGTCTTTCGGCTTGAGCCTCGGCGGCGCCACACTCTTTCGCATCGGTGTGGGCGCCATGCCCTTTCTCCTGCCCTTGATGCTGCAGATGGGTTTTGGCTTGAGCCCCTTTCACAGCGGTCTCATCACCTTCACCGGTGCGGCCGGCGCCCTTTTTATGAAGTTTCTGGCGCAGCCCATTCTGCGCCGCCTCGGCTTTCGCGTCGTTCTCGTTGCCAACACGCTGATCGGCGCAGGCTTCCTCGGCGTCATCGGCTTCTTCACCGAAGAGACGCCGGCGCTCGTCATGATGGGGCTGCTGCTTGCCGGCGGCTTCGCCCGCTCGCTGCAATTCACCTCGCTCAACGCGCTGGCTTTTGCCGACATCGACCACGAGCGTATGAGCCATGCGACGAGCCTATGGGCGACGGCACAGCAGATTTCGCTCGCGACCGGTGTGGCCGTCGGCGGCACATTGTTGGAAATTTCGATGCTCAGCCACGGCGGAGGGATCGCGGTCGGCGACTTCCACTTCGCCTTTTATGGCGTGGCGCTCGTCTCCGCGCTCTCGATGCTCTTCTTCCTGCGCCTGCCGGATGATGCGGGCTCTGAGATGAGCGGCCATCTCGCGAGCCCCGCCGCAGGCAGCGGCGGCGGCCTCAGCAAGCTCTGA
- the ppa gene encoding inorganic diphosphatase: MDLRHISVGKNPPRDLHAIVEIPLGGIPVKYELEKKSGAIFVDRFLHTAMFYPGNYGFIPHTLSPDGDPCDIMVVSQVPVVPGAVIRCRPVGALIMEDESGGDEKIIAVPVDELHPFYTGVRSYLDLPQIMCEQIAHFFQHYKDLEKGKWVDVGRWVDTEGAEQLVLEGIERAKAKGAEK; this comes from the coding sequence ATGGACCTACGTCATATCTCTGTTGGCAAGAACCCGCCTCGGGATCTTCATGCCATCGTCGAAATTCCGCTCGGCGGCATTCCGGTGAAATACGAGCTCGAGAAAAAGTCGGGCGCGATCTTCGTCGATCGCTTTCTGCATACGGCGATGTTCTATCCGGGCAATTACGGCTTCATCCCGCACACGCTGTCGCCGGACGGCGATCCTTGCGACATCATGGTGGTGAGTCAGGTGCCGGTGGTGCCGGGTGCGGTCATTCGCTGCCGACCGGTCGGGGCGCTGATCATGGAAGACGAATCGGGTGGCGACGAGAAGATCATCGCCGTGCCGGTCGACGAGCTGCATCCGTTCTATACCGGCGTGCGCAGCTATCTCGATCTGCCGCAGATCATGTGCGAGCAGATCGCCCACTTCTTCCAGCATTATAAGGATCTGGAGAAGGGCAAGTGGGTCGATGTGGGCCGTTGGGTCGACACCGAGGGTGCCGAACAGCTCGTCCTGGAAGGCATCGAGCGCGCCAAGGCCAAGGGCGCCGAAAAGTAA
- a CDS encoding metal-dependent hydrolase yields the protein MKVTWLGHSAFRLEFADKVVMIDPFLSDSPVFEGDPLDVAKGATHLLLTHGHSDHTGDTLPILKETGAMLVSSFEVCMYLVAQGVDENKINPGNHGGTVDCGGFTVSFVNALHSSSLMVDGKPVYLGNPMGLVIKVPGEKVLYHMGDTDIFGDMALVHERHKPKVGIVPIGDRFTMGGETAALACQRYFEFEKIFPCHYRTFPLVDQTPDKFLAALGDDAGKVLVPEVGETMEV from the coding sequence ATGAAAGTGACCTGGCTCGGACATTCCGCATTCCGTCTCGAATTCGCCGACAAGGTGGTGATGATCGACCCGTTCCTGTCGGACTCGCCCGTCTTCGAGGGCGACCCGCTGGATGTGGCGAAAGGGGCGACGCATCTTCTCCTGACGCATGGCCACAGCGACCATACCGGCGACACGCTGCCAATCCTCAAGGAGACGGGGGCTATGCTCGTCTCCTCTTTCGAGGTGTGCATGTATCTCGTTGCGCAGGGCGTCGACGAGAACAAGATCAATCCCGGCAATCACGGCGGCACGGTCGATTGCGGCGGCTTCACCGTCTCCTTCGTCAACGCGCTGCATTCCTCCTCGCTGATGGTCGACGGCAAGCCGGTCTATCTCGGCAATCCGATGGGCCTCGTCATCAAGGTGCCGGGCGAGAAGGTGCTCTACCATATGGGCGACACCGACATTTTCGGCGACATGGCTCTCGTCCACGAGCGGCACAAGCCGAAAGTCGGCATCGTGCCGATCGGCGATCGCTTCACGATGGGTGGCGAAACGGCGGCGCTCGCCTGCCAGCGCTACTTCGAGTTCGAGAAGATCTTCCCGTGCCATTATCGCACTTTCCCCCTCGTCGATCAGACGCCGGACAAGTTCCTGGCGGCGCTCGGCGACGATGCCGGCAAGGTGCTGGTGCCCGAGGTCGGAGAGACGATGGAGGTCTGA
- the gatB gene encoding Asp-tRNA(Asn)/Glu-tRNA(Gln) amidotransferase subunit GatB: MIAENRNTNPKNLIAGATGDWEIVIGMEVHAQVASNSKLFSGAATAFGGEPNDHVSLVDAAMPGMLPVINEECVAQAVRTGLGLKAEINHRSVFARKNYFYPDLPQGYQISQYDQPIVGEGEMIVEVGPDKKGEFEEITVGIERLHLEQDAGKSLHDQHETMSFVDLNRSGVALMEIVSKPDLRSSDEAKAYLAKLRSILRYLRTSDADMDKGNLRADINVSVRRPGEPFGTRCEIKNVNSIRFAGQAIEYEARRQIGVIEDGGKIDQETRLFDPNKGETRSMRSKEEAHDYRYFPDPDLLPLEIDAAYVEALAADLPELPDDKRVRLIKAFGLSAYDASILVSERAIADYFEHVAEGRDGKQAANWVINDLLGALNKDGRTIEDSPVSPAQLGEILDMLKEEVISGKIAKDLFEIVYSEGGDPRDIVEARGMKQVTDTGAIEKVVDEVIAANPDKVEQAKAKPTMIGWFVGQVMKASQGKANPQAVNALLKEKLGIE, from the coding sequence ATGATCGCCGAAAACCGCAATACCAATCCCAAGAACCTCATTGCCGGTGCCACCGGTGACTGGGAAATCGTCATCGGCATGGAAGTCCATGCCCAGGTCGCCTCGAACTCGAAGCTCTTTTCGGGCGCCGCCACGGCATTCGGCGGTGAGCCGAACGATCATGTGAGCCTCGTCGATGCGGCGATGCCCGGCATGCTGCCGGTGATCAACGAGGAATGCGTGGCACAGGCGGTGCGCACGGGGCTCGGCCTCAAGGCTGAGATCAACCATCGCTCGGTTTTTGCCCGCAAGAACTACTTCTATCCCGATCTGCCGCAGGGCTATCAGATCTCGCAGTACGACCAGCCGATCGTCGGCGAGGGCGAGATGATCGTCGAGGTCGGCCCCGACAAGAAGGGCGAGTTCGAAGAGATTACGGTGGGCATCGAGCGGCTGCATCTGGAACAGGATGCCGGCAAATCGCTGCACGATCAGCACGAGACGATGAGCTTCGTCGATCTCAACCGCTCGGGCGTGGCCCTGATGGAGATCGTCTCCAAGCCGGATCTCAGGTCTTCCGACGAGGCCAAGGCCTATCTCGCCAAGCTGCGCTCGATCCTGCGCTATCTCCGGACCTCCGACGCCGATATGGACAAGGGCAATCTCAGGGCCGACATCAACGTGTCCGTGCGCCGGCCGGGCGAGCCTTTCGGAACGCGCTGCGAGATCAAGAACGTCAATTCCATTCGCTTCGCGGGCCAGGCGATCGAATACGAGGCGCGCCGCCAGATCGGCGTCATCGAGGATGGCGGCAAGATCGATCAGGAGACGCGGCTCTTCGACCCGAACAAGGGCGAGACGCGGTCGATGCGCTCCAAGGAAGAGGCGCATGATTACCGCTATTTCCCCGATCCCGACCTTCTGCCGCTCGAGATCGACGCCGCCTATGTCGAGGCGCTTGCCGCCGATCTGCCGGAACTTCCCGACGACAAGCGCGTGCGGCTGATTAAGGCTTTCGGCCTGTCGGCCTATGATGCGTCGATCCTCGTCTCGGAGCGCGCCATCGCCGATTATTTCGAGCATGTCGCGGAAGGCCGTGACGGCAAGCAGGCGGCGAACTGGGTGATCAACGATCTTTTGGGTGCGCTCAACAAGGACGGCCGAACGATCGAGGATTCGCCCGTCTCGCCGGCGCAGCTCGGCGAAATTCTCGACATGCTCAAGGAAGAGGTGATCTCCGGCAAGATCGCCAAGGACCTCTTCGAGATCGTCTACAGTGAGGGCGGGGATCCGCGCGACATCGTCGAGGCGCGGGGCATGAAGCAGGTGACCGACACCGGCGCTATCGAAAAGGTGGTGGACGAGGTGATCGCCGCCAATCCCGACAAGGTGGAGCAGGCGAAAGCGAAGCCGACGATGATCGGCTGGTTCGTCGGTCAGGTGATGAAGGCGAGCCAGGGCAAGGCCAATCCGCAGGCCGTCAACGCCCTGCTGAAGGAGAAGCTCGGCATCGAGTAG
- the gatC gene encoding Asp-tRNA(Asn)/Glu-tRNA(Gln) amidotransferase subunit GatC yields the protein MSVDLSTVKRVAHLARIKVTEEEAEGLRGELNTILGFVEQLQEVDVEGVEPMTSVAAMTLKMRTDEITDGAKATDIVANAPLSEDNFFLVPKVVE from the coding sequence ATGTCCGTCGATCTTTCCACCGTCAAACGCGTGGCACATCTCGCCCGCATCAAGGTCACCGAGGAAGAGGCCGAGGGCCTGCGCGGTGAACTCAACACCATTCTCGGCTTCGTGGAGCAATTGCAGGAAGTTGATGTCGAGGGCGTCGAGCCGATGACCTCCGTCGCCGCCATGACGCTCAAGATGCGCACCGACGAGATCACCGACGGGGCCAAGGCCACCGACATCGTCGCCAACGCGCCTTTGAGCGAGGACAATTTCTTCCTGGTTCCCAAAGTCGTGGAATGA
- a CDS encoding GNAT family N-acetyltransferase, with translation MVELVIRRAKRGDLAALIAIFAADDIGGHGDTLHPAALPSYQKAFEELAGSPDECLYVAEQDGEVIGTFQLGFRYSLPDRGALKATLEAVQVRPAERGQGIGGKLVRFAIAEARRKGAHSLSLTSNNARRDAHRFYERIGFQNTHRGYKLFLD, from the coding sequence ATGGTCGAATTGGTGATCCGCCGAGCCAAACGGGGTGACCTTGCGGCGTTGATCGCCATCTTTGCGGCCGATGATATCGGCGGCCATGGCGACACGCTGCATCCTGCGGCTTTGCCGTCCTACCAGAAGGCGTTCGAGGAGTTGGCGGGCAGCCCGGACGAGTGTCTTTATGTTGCCGAACAGGACGGCGAGGTGATCGGCACCTTCCAGCTCGGCTTTCGCTATTCGCTGCCCGATCGCGGCGCCCTGAAAGCCACGCTCGAAGCCGTCCAGGTGCGCCCCGCCGAGCGGGGGCAGGGGATCGGCGGCAAGCTCGTGCGCTTTGCCATCGCCGAGGCGCGGCGCAAGGGGGCGCATTCGCTTTCCCTCACCTCGAACAACGCCCGTCGCGACGCGCACCGCTTCTATGAGCGGATCGGGTTTCAGAACACGCATCGCGGCTATAAGCTTTTTCTGGACTAA
- a CDS encoding GNAT family N-acetyltransferase, whose protein sequence is MTAVLEQSVSIAAEPPDQAEVHALIADLNAYLLSFYLPEACHHMTVAELSEPNIVFFVARERGKAVGCGALRVLSEEEGEVKRMYVAPGQQGRGLGRLILTAIEERARDMALARLLLETGDQQPAALNLYRSAGFAVRGPYLDYPDDGVSIFMEKRLSN, encoded by the coding sequence GTGACGGCGGTTCTGGAACAATCGGTTTCTATTGCTGCGGAGCCTCCCGATCAGGCGGAGGTGCATGCGCTCATCGCCGACCTCAACGCCTATCTTCTGTCTTTCTACCTTCCCGAGGCCTGCCACCACATGACGGTAGCGGAGTTGTCGGAGCCCAATATCGTCTTCTTCGTCGCCCGTGAGCGGGGGAAAGCCGTCGGCTGCGGCGCGCTGCGGGTTCTGTCCGAGGAAGAGGGCGAGGTGAAGCGGATGTATGTGGCACCGGGTCAGCAGGGGCGGGGCCTCGGCCGACTGATCCTCACGGCGATCGAAGAACGCGCCCGCGACATGGCGCTTGCCAGGCTTCTCCTGGAAACCGGCGACCAGCAACCGGCCGCTCTCAATCTCTACCGTTCGGCCGGCTTTGCCGTCCGCGGTCCTTATCTCGATTATCCCGATGACGGCGTCTCCATTTTCATGGAAAAACGCCTTTCCAACTGA
- the era gene encoding GTPase Era: MAVTTELESPASSESAERTRAGFVALIGAPNAGKSTLLNRLVGTKVAIVTHKVQTTRSVIRGIAMHAGAQVVFVDTPGIFVPKKRLEKAMVSTAWAQAADADITAVLIDARAGLDEAALALIDRLAESGARDKERVLILNKIDLVRRDALLAITAEANARLPFSRTFMVSATNGDGVDDLLTFFAGAMPEGPFLYPEDQVSDLPLRAIAAEVTREKLMLRLHQEVPYSATVETESWEEKRDGSVRISQVIFVERESHRKILLGKGGETIKQISIAARRELHHMLERKVHLFLFVKVREGWTDDPERYREMGLEFPK; encoded by the coding sequence ATGGCTGTGACAACCGAGCTTGAGAGCCCGGCATCATCTGAAAGTGCAGAGCGAACGCGGGCCGGCTTCGTCGCCCTGATCGGCGCGCCGAATGCAGGCAAGTCGACGCTCTTGAACCGGCTCGTCGGCACCAAGGTGGCGATCGTCACCCATAAGGTGCAGACGACCCGCTCCGTCATTCGTGGCATCGCCATGCATGCGGGCGCGCAAGTCGTGTTCGTCGATACGCCCGGTATTTTCGTGCCCAAGAAGCGCCTGGAAAAGGCGATGGTGAGCACCGCCTGGGCGCAGGCGGCCGATGCCGATATCACTGCCGTTTTGATCGATGCGCGCGCCGGGCTGGACGAAGCGGCCCTTGCGCTTATCGATCGGCTGGCGGAATCGGGGGCGCGGGACAAAGAACGCGTCCTGATCTTGAACAAGATCGACCTCGTACGCCGCGACGCGCTCCTCGCCATCACGGCGGAGGCGAATGCACGGCTGCCTTTTTCGCGGACCTTCATGGTGTCGGCCACGAACGGCGATGGCGTCGACGATCTTCTCACCTTCTTCGCCGGAGCAATGCCGGAAGGGCCGTTCCTCTATCCCGAGGATCAGGTTTCAGATTTGCCGCTCCGTGCGATCGCGGCCGAGGTGACGCGCGAGAAGCTGATGCTGCGCCTGCATCAGGAGGTGCCGTATTCGGCGACCGTCGAGACGGAAAGCTGGGAAGAGAAGCGCGACGGATCTGTGCGGATCAGCCAGGTGATCTTCGTGGAGCGCGAAAGCCACCGCAAGATCCTCCTCGGCAAGGGCGGCGAGACGATCAAACAGATCTCGATCGCCGCACGCCGCGAGCTGCATCACATGCTGGAGCGCAAGGTGCATCTCTTCCTGTTCGTGAAGGTGCGCGAGGGCTGGACGGACGATCCCGAGCGCTATCGGGAGATGGGGCTGGAGTTTCCGAAATAG
- the gatA gene encoding Asp-tRNA(Asn)/Glu-tRNA(Gln) amidotransferase subunit GatA, producing MTDLTSLTIAEIGDGLAAKSFSAVELTEAYLSAIEAANDALNAFVAVTPDKAREMAKASDARLAKGEGGTLEGVPLGIKDLFCTEGVHSQAGSHILDGFRPRYESTVTANLWADGAVMLGKLNMDEFAMGSSNETSHYGPVVSPWRAKGSNTDLVPGGSSGGSAAAVAANLCAGATATDTGGSIRQPAAFTGTVGIKPTYGRCSRWGIVAFASSLDQAGPIARTVKDAAIMLKSMASVDAKDSTSVDIAVPDYPAALGESVKGLKIGVPKEYRVEGMPEEIEKLWQQGIDWYRDAGAEIVEVSLPHTKYALPAYYIVAPAEASSNLARYDGVRYGLRVDGDDIIDMYEKTRAAGFGREVKRRIMIGTYVLSAGYYDAYYLRAQKVRTLIKRDFEDVFAAGVDAILTPATPSAAFGVADQDMNSDPVKMYLNDVFTVTVNMAGLPGIAVPAGLDAKGLPLGLQLIGRPFDEATLFKAAQVIEDAAGAFKPEKWW from the coding sequence ATGACCGATCTTACTTCCCTTACCATCGCCGAGATCGGCGATGGCCTCGCCGCCAAGTCGTTCTCCGCCGTGGAGCTGACGGAGGCGTATCTGTCCGCCATCGAAGCGGCGAACGATGCGCTCAACGCCTTTGTGGCCGTGACGCCCGACAAGGCCCGCGAGATGGCGAAAGCTTCCGATGCGCGCCTCGCCAAGGGCGAGGGAGGGACGCTCGAGGGCGTGCCGCTCGGCATCAAGGATCTGTTCTGCACCGAAGGCGTGCATTCGCAGGCGGGCTCGCACATCCTCGATGGCTTTCGACCGCGCTACGAATCGACGGTGACGGCCAATCTGTGGGCCGACGGCGCGGTCATGCTCGGCAAGCTCAACATGGACGAGTTCGCCATGGGCTCCTCCAACGAGACCTCGCATTACGGTCCGGTCGTCAGCCCGTGGCGGGCGAAGGGCTCGAACACGGATCTCGTGCCCGGCGGTTCGTCCGGCGGCTCGGCGGCAGCGGTCGCCGCCAATCTCTGCGCCGGTGCGACGGCGACCGATACGGGCGGGTCGATCCGCCAGCCGGCGGCCTTCACCGGCACCGTCGGCATCAAGCCGACCTATGGGCGCTGCTCGCGCTGGGGCATCGTCGCCTTCGCGTCCTCGCTCGATCAGGCGGGCCCGATCGCGCGCACCGTCAAGGACGCGGCGATCATGCTGAAATCCATGGCCTCGGTCGATGCCAAGGATTCCACGTCGGTCGACATCGCCGTGCCGGATTATCCGGCCGCGCTCGGCGAAAGCGTCAAGGGGCTCAAAATCGGCGTGCCGAAGGAGTACCGCGTCGAGGGGATGCCGGAGGAGATCGAGAAGCTCTGGCAGCAGGGCATCGACTGGTACCGCGACGCAGGTGCCGAGATCGTCGAAGTGTCGCTGCCGCATACCAAATACGCGCTGCCGGCCTATTACATCGTGGCACCCGCCGAGGCGTCGTCCAACCTCGCGCGCTATGACGGTGTGCGCTACGGCCTGCGTGTCGACGGCGACGACATCATCGACATGTACGAGAAGACGCGCGCGGCGGGCTTCGGCCGCGAGGTGAAGCGGCGCATCATGATCGGCACCTATGTGCTCTCCGCCGGCTATTACGACGCCTATTATCTGCGCGCCCAGAAGGTTCGCACGCTGATCAAGCGCGATTTCGAGGATGTCTTTGCGGCGGGTGTCGACGCCATCCTGACGCCGGCGACGCCGTCGGCGGCCTTCGGTGTCGCCGATCAGGATATGAATTCCGACCCGGTGAAGATGTATCTGAACGACGTCTTCACGGTGACGGTGAACATGGCCGGGCTTCCCGGCATCGCCGTGCCGGCCGGCCTCGACGCCAAGGGCCTGCCGCTCGGCCTGCAGCTCATCGGCCGTCCCTTCGACGAGGCGACCTTGTTCAAGGCGGCACAGGTGATCGAAGACGCCGCAGGCGCTTTCAAGCCGGAGAAGTGGTGGTGA